Proteins co-encoded in one Neofelis nebulosa isolate mNeoNeb1 chromosome 2, mNeoNeb1.pri, whole genome shotgun sequence genomic window:
- the LOC131505318 gene encoding chymotrypsin-like elastase family member 3B produces the protein MMLRLLSSLLLVALASGCGRPSYQPSSRVVNGEDAAPYSWPWQVSLQYEKSGAFHHTCGGSLIAPDWVMTAGHCISSSLTYQVVLGEYNRAEEEGSEQVIPINAGDLFVHPLWNPNCVACGNDIALIKLSRSAQLGGTVQLACLPPAGDILPNGAPCYISGWGRLHTGGPLPDKLQQALLPVVDYDHCSKLDWWGSSVKKTMVCAGGDILSGCNGDSGGPLNCPTADGSWQVHGVTSFVSAFGCNTLKKPTVFTRVSAFNDWIEEVMSSH, from the exons ATGATGCTCCGGCTGCTGAGTTCCCTCCTACTTGTGGCCCTTG CCTCGGGCTGTGGCCGACCTTCCTACCAGCCCTCCTCCCGTGTTGTCAACGGTGAGGACGCAGCCCCCTACAGCTGGCCCTGGCAG GTCTCCCTGCAGTACGAGAAGAGTGGAGCCTTCCACCACACGTGTGGTGGCAGCCTTATCGCCCCCGACTGGGTCATGACTGCGGGCCACTGCATCTC GAGCTCCTTGACCTACCAGGTTGTGTTGGGCGAATACAACCGGGCTGAGGAGGAAGGCTCCGAACAGGTGATCCCCATCAATGCTGGGGACCTCTTCGTGCACCCACTCTGGAACCCCAACTGCGTCGCCTGTGG cAATGACATCGCTCTCATCAAGCTGTCGCGCAGCGCCCAGCTGGGAGGCACGGTCCAGCtcgcctgcctccctcccgctgGTGACATCCTGCCCAACGGGGCTCCCTGCTACATCAGCGGCTGGGGCCGGCTCCACA CTGGTGGGCCCCTCCCGGACAAGCTTCAGCAGGCGCTGCTGCCCGTGGTCGACTATGACCACTGCTCCAAGTTGGACTGGTGGGGCAGCTCCGTGAAGAAGACCATGGTGTGTGCGGGTGGGGACATCCTCTCCGGCTGCAAC GGTGACTCTGGAGGACCCCTTAACTGCCCCACAGCAGACGGCTCCTGGCAGGTCCACGGTGTGACCAGCTTCGTTTCTGCCTTCGGCTGCAACACCCTCAAGAAGCCCACGGTGTTCACACGAGTCTCGGCCTTCAATGACTGGATCGAGGAG gtCATGTCAAGCCACTAG